From one Salmo salar chromosome ssa09, Ssal_v3.1, whole genome shotgun sequence genomic stretch:
- the c1galt1c1 gene encoding C1GALT1-specific chaperone 1, translated as MLSEGSSFMKGMALGGIFCLLLSLLGSFTPGMQSSPEDQHHHHHIKAPTNDELQSLSDTQMVELSQKVRVYCVIMVQPKVLVYWATAKDTWGKHCDQAVFYSSESAKALEAVDLNEQDEWAKLHKALKHAYDNSGDLRWFFVARPTTFAIIENLKYLVLAKDPNEPFYIGHTMKSGELEYVEYDSGIVLSYEALRRLVNVFKDGEKCPERGRSLWKLSEEKQLAMCLKYTGVFAENGEDTQGKGLFNSKSVGSLIEEGMSKNSLGVVEGCCSDLAITFSGMSPNQMQVMMFGVYRLRPYGHNFHDSLIFLPPEGSAND; from the coding sequence ATGTTGTCGGAAGGCAGCTCCTTCATGAAGGGGATGGCCCTGGGAGGCATATTCTGCCTGTTGTTGTCCCTGTTAGGGAGCTTCACACCAGGCATGCAGTCTAGCCCAGaagaccagcaccaccaccaccacatcaaggCTCCCACCAACGACGAGCTACAGAGCCTGTCCGACACCCAAATGGTGGAGCTGAGCCAGAAGGTGCGAGTCTATTGCGTCATCATGGTTCAGCCTAAGGTCCTAGTGTATTGGGCCACAGCCAAGGACACCTGGGGTAAACACTGCGACCAGGCCGTATTCTACAGCTCCGAGTCAGCCAAAGCTCTGGAAGCGGTGGACCTTAACGAACAGGACGAGTGGGCCAAGCTGCACAAGGCCCTGAAGCACGCGTACGACAATTCCGGTGACCTGCGCTGGTTCTTTGTGGCGCGGCCTACCACCTTTGCCATTATTGAGAACCTCAAGTACCTCGTTCTGGCCAAAGACCCCAACGAGCCCTTTTACATCGGCCACACCATGAAATCGGGCGAGCTGGAGTACGTGGAGTACGACAGTGGCATCGTGCTGAGCTACGAGGCCCTCAGAAGGCTGGTGAACGTGTTCAAAGACGGGGAGAAGTGTCCAGAGCGAGGCAGATCCCTGTGGAAGCTAAGCGAGGAGAAACAGCTGGCTATGTGTCTGAAGTACACTGGGGTCTTTGCAGAGAATGGTGAGGACACACAGGGCAAGGGGCTGTTCAACAGTAAGAGTGTGGGTTCACTCATCGAAGAGGGCATGTCCAAAAACTCTTTGGGTGTGGTGGAGGGCTGTTGCTCTGACTTAGCCATCACCTTTAGCGGAATGTCACCAAACCAGATGCAGGTCATGATGTTTGGGGTTTACAGACTACGCCCATATGGGCACAACTTCCATGATTCCTTGATATTCCTGCCCCCCGAGGGCTCTGCCAATGACTAA
- the urp1 gene encoding urotensin-related peptide 1 has product MLSLALFYILAVICSARRTHALPLYPDTSLEPQEELIQKLVAQVEDGENAELNDQREVKNLYPLLMQRNGARDTWNKAEAKDSVQQDKFVNMVDDLKAVVLKLAAADKLRSQGFLRSEQNLPKTNKRACFWKYCVTN; this is encoded by the exons ATGCTGTCCTTAGCACTGTTCTACATTTTAGCTGTTATTTGCTCTGCCAGACGGACGCATGCTCTACCACTGTATCCAGACACAAGCTTGGAACCTCAAGAAG AGCTGATCCAGAAGTTGGTGGCGCAGGTGGAGGATGGAGAGAACGCTGAGCTGAATGACCAGAGAGAGGTGAAGAATCTCTACCCTCTTCTGATGCAGCGCAATGGCGCCAGGGATACATGGAATAAAGCAG AAGCTAAAGATTCTGTGCAGCAGGATAAATTTGTCAACATG GTTGATGATCTGAAGGCGGTGGTCTTGAAGCTCGCTGCAGCCGACAAGCTTCGCTCTCAGGGCTTCCTTCGGTCTGAGCAGAATTTGCCGAAAACCAACAAGAGAG CATGCTTCTGGAAATACTGTGTGACAAACTAG
- the clic2 gene encoding chloride intracellular channel protein 2 — MALRQNSDKDPTIELFIKAGHDGENVGNCPFCQRLFMVLWLKGVKFTVTTVDMRKKPAELKDLAPGTNPPFLLYNGTLKTDFIKIEEFLEQTLAPPRYPHLSPLNKESFDVGADIFAKFSAFIKNNPANTTFQEKALLREFKRLDLYLNSPVPEEIDHNSRENITLSKRKFLDGNHLTLADCNLLPKLHVIKIAAKKYCDFDIPVQFTGVWRYLNNAYEREEFRQTCPANIEIEKAYLDVTNKRL; from the exons ATGGCACTACGACAGAACTCCGACAAAGACCCGACTATTGAACTCTTCATAAAG GCTGGCCACGATGGAGAGAACGTGGGCAACTGCCCATTCTGCCAGAGGCTCTTCATGGTCCTGTGGCTGAAAGGAGTCAAGTTCACCGTGACCACCGTCGACATGAGGAA GAAGCCAGCAGAGCTGAAGGATTTGGCACCAGGGACCAACCCTCCATTCCTACTGTACAATGGCACCCTCAAGACAGACTTTATTAAGATCGAGGAGTTTCTGGAGCAAACACTGGCCCCTCCCAG GTATCCACACCTTAGCCCACTCAACAAAGAGTCCTTTGACGTGGGTGCGGACATTTTCGCCAAGTTCTCCGCTTTCATCAAGAACAACCCAGCCAACACTACTT TCCAAGAGAAGGCGCTGCTGCGGGAGTTCAAGCGGCTGGATCTCTACCTGAACTCCCCCGTCCCTGAAGAGATTGACCACAACTCCAGAGAAAACATCACCCTCTCCAAGAGAAAGTTCCTGGATGGCAACCATCTCACCCTGGCAGATTGCAACCTGCTGCCCAAGCTGCATGTCATCAAG ATTGCTGCCAAGAAGTACTGTGACTTTGACATCCCGGTCCAGTTCACTGGTGTATGGAGGTACCTGAACAATGCCTACGAGAGGGAGGAGTTCAGACAGACCTGCCCTGCCAACATCGAGATCGAGAAGGCTTACCTGGACGTGACCAATAAGAGGCTGTAA